Within Anopheles nili chromosome 3, idAnoNiliSN_F5_01, whole genome shotgun sequence, the genomic segment cttcATTGTTGGTTATGAACGATGATTcctgattttttgtttttacttttgcaTAAACATGACAGCTACTATgtgatgcttttgttttcgctagGTTAAACGTTACGTTGATAAACTATTGCTCCATATCGGACATCACCGAGAGGCTGTGCTGGGTGAAGACGATACATTTTAATTCTCTACTTTAGTTCCTCACTCTCGCGCACTCTCgtattctctctttcttggtAGCCAAGGAACAATGCGTACAATAGgcgaaccaaaacaaaaataactacTGTCTCTATTAGCCCCTCCAAGGATGAAAAAGCACCATAAACTAAAATCGCGCTAACACTACTGCGATTCGCCGGGGAGCGAACGATGAGAAACTGCCTCGAAAGCATTTTGCGTTTAAAATGTCATGtaataataagaataaaaacaaaacataaaaacaacagcatAACAAACGCCAGGGATCCTCACCCCCGACTAGGATAAATTGATTAGTAAACTTAACaagaaaacatacaaaacGGCCGAATAAGTAGAGTAACGGTTTCCTGATCATATGAGCAACATTATAtattcgaagaaaaaaaagtataattgttaaaaaaaagggttccaaCCGATATGGTGGTACAAAAACTGGTTATAACGCCCATGTCAATAAATTATTAGATTGATAACTAAGCACAAACGTGAATTGGCGGTTTCAAACATATGCTacagattgttttttttttcatgtctaaatagcaacaaaaaagtcaACCATAACaattaaaatcgatcacaATTAAGCAACAAAACTTGATAAACTTGCTGGGTTGACTTTGATAGAACCTACATAAAACGAAATCCTAGGTAAAACTCTAATTCGATTGCTTCGGTTCTTCGATCCGTTAGCTTGGTATGATAAATGTAATGTATATTAGCGGTATTTCATGCGATGACTTTCGTACGATCATGGCTGATCAAGCACGAGCTGCATTCCTGAACGATCCGGTGTAGCAGTGATAAATAGACTTTATACATAAAACGTGAACCCTAACACGGGAACGCAAGCAGCTGGTAGCAGCACCAGTGGCCTTAGCACTATTCCAAACTTTGCGCTATCCACTCAGTTCACAATGCTCATATTCAGCGACCCATTCCATCGTTCATCGTGCCAGCGCCTTACCTACCATTTAAAACACGTTTTACGCATTCGCTTCACTTTAATATTTAGTTCGAATTTACGTTGCCAACGGGAGACAGATTGCTAGAGTGCGCTTATCAGTATGGCTTTGGGTGAAGTacgggtgctttttttttccacgaagCAATTTTACATAcagcgtgttttgtttttgtgtgtgaggaCTTTTAATGTGCTTCAATTATGCTTACCGAGAAAACCGCTTGCCCCAAAAAGGAGTTCAATTGTTATACTTCATTGACTATCCGACACACTCCGACGATGAGTGTCCTTCGAGGAATGGGCTCCAACATTTCACCCGATCAGTTCTATTGCAATGCGAATGTAACGAACGGCCTGTTGCCTGTTTCTATTTGTGTCATTTTGTGCAGCTTCCCTTTGCGCATGCTTGCAACCCTTGTGCCATTCTACCGCCGCCATGAACACAGTCGGCTCGCTACCTTCAAGCAACGTTTTCGCGAGATTCATGCACCGGATCTTTATCCACGTTCGCTGCTTACTGCTTCAAATCGAATTGCTTACCATCGTTCTCGGCATTACCGTACACCACGGCCGAGTGATTCGCGTCCGCGTCACCGGTTCCAGAACGCATCTTTAGCGTGATGAGATTGCTGTGGTTCTCGAGCGCCAACGCCAGGAACGTACCACCGCTCAGAATCTCGCACGTGGTTATGCGCTCCTCAGGTGTGTAAACTGCCAGCAGATTTCCACTGTCAAGCTGCCACAACCGGATGGACAGATCGCGACCCTCCTTGTCGGTCGAGAGCAGGATCTTGCCCGTAGGATCCAGCTTTAGCAGCGTCACTGGAGCACTATGACCGACCAGCGTGCTCCGGCAGTTGCCTAGAATGAGCACAAACCATTAATTCTCTCAGTAAACGTTCCGGTTCCATGTCTAATGTCTTACCAGTCACCAGATCCCAGATTAGTATCCGTGCGTCTTCCAATCCCGCAATAACGCACGTGTTCGTTTGGGAGATGGCCAGCGAGACGGTGTTGCAGGACGGTTTCCACTTCTTAAACAGTGTGCCACTCTGCAGATCGTACACCACGATGAAGTTAGGGCTCGGTTCGGCCAGTTCCTTCGCTACCACGCACACGTACGAGCCTTCGTGCGTGATGGCGGACAGCGAGGTAATAAAATCGTGATGTGGTATACGCAGATCGTACAGCAGCTTCTTCTGCGAAAGGTGCCACACTAGCAGTGGGAAGGGTTTCTGCGTTTCATCACCACAAACAAGGATTCTACGACGAGATCCAGAATAAAGCCACGTAAATTAAGGATACACAGGACAATTTTCATCGTATATAGCTACCTTCCATCTCCCGACACCAGCAGCGAGTTTAAGAACCGATCTTCACCCGCTTTGAAGGTGGTAACGCAATCACCCGACTCGATGTTCATCAGATTAACGTACATGCGGTTACGTGACAAGCACACGAGATGTGACGGGTCGTGCAGCCCAAAGTACGGCATTTTCTGATTCATCACACCCTTCAGCGTCACACGGAACTTGCCCTCGTTCAGATCAATGATGCGAATCTCTCGCCGGCACAGAACCGCGACTCCATGTTCGCCCACCGGACAGATAGCGGACGGTTGCGGTACACCGGTGAGAGTGCGCACCTTTCGACACCTGTACGGAATCAAGAGTTAATCAACCAAACGGAATAGAAAACACGCCTCACTCATCACTTACTTCGCGACATCCCAAACGCAGATCTCTTCCCGATCCGTGCTGAGTGATATAACGAAGTACCCGTCGATGCTCAGGTTCATGATGAGATCGAACCCAACATTGGCCGGCTTGCTATCGGTCGGTTCCATCACTTCACCTGCAGCATCATCCAGCACCACCTTCTCCAGGTACGGCACGGTGCTGTGATCAATCGTGTCCAACCACTGGCTAACAACGGCATTGCCTGCGTACGGTGAATCTACGCGCTGCCGCTCAGCCACCAGAACCGTGCGAAGCAGCGAAAACAGCTGATGGCCGTCGTAGTTGAGTGCCTTGAAATGCGCCTCCACGAACGATTTCAGCAGCGCCACGTGCGTGCCGGCGATGGTGGCGCCATCTACTAGACAGATATCGTTTAAAATATGAACACATCCGGAAGCGATCAGTTTGTCTTGCAACCAGGCTAGATCGGTCAGGTACGGAGAGTTAGAGAACGAGCTCTCGGCCGCCGGTGCATCGAGCTTGTACGCATGGTAGGGTAGCTCCACGAATTTCCTATAGTTAAAACTGCGCAATAGAAGGCGAAAAAACGACATAAGCTGACAGGTTTACTCATGAGATCGCATACCGAGTAATAGAATACCTTTTCTCTTTGCCCTTCTTGTCTGGGTACACGCTCGGTTGCGTCTCGTAGTAGTCGTGCAAAATCCGATGAGCCTGCTTGATGTCGGCTTCGTACCGCTTTTCCGCGACCTGTCGCAGCGTCCTGTCGACAACGAcgatgtttttgttgtgcaGCAAGAGTGGTCCCATCTTCCAGCAGAAGTGCGTCCACAGTTTTGTTGTTGAACCTGTAGTTGGGTCAAGATAAAACCCATTAGGTAGAGAAACATGAAGAACGATATTTTCAAATGCAAACGCTTGTGTTGCAGCGTCGCGTACCGTTGACTAAGTTCGAGTTTCTAATAAGTGTAATGATCTCCGTCTCCAGTAGACCCTCGCGCGATGCTAGCAGTAGCGATACTATCAGCTTCACGATAGCGGCAGTAAACTTCTCCTCCAGAATTTCAAACACACGCTCACTGATGTGCGAGACGGATGTATCGGAAAGATTGGTGATGCCCAACCACCCGAGCCACCAGAGAATCTAAaaaaccatgaaaaaaaagcatgaagATAACTTCCAAAATCTGCAAAAACGAGAAACACCAACCTTCGCCTGAATCGATATTTTTTCGTCCGTCTTTTTCCAACATTCCGGCAGCTGCAATGCCCCGTTGGCGGCATAAATATCACCTCCACCGAAACAGAGCACATCTTCCCATTGCTCCTGCGTGAATGGCGTCAAGTACAGGAAGCAACCGTCATCACCAATTCGCTCACGCAAACGCTGTAACACCTGACTCTCAGGACCCTGCTGACTGGCGAGGTCTTGCCCGGTACCACCCGAGCTAACGGTCAGGACGAGCTTAACGTTATCCAGCAACGCAACTGGCAGCCACTCGAGGTCCTCAACGTCACGTAGTGCATCAACCGAATCGATGAGGATGGTAATCTGCTGCTTCGAGCTCTCTAGCAACGATTTCAGTGCACTGGCGTATGATGAAATTGTCTGCAAAAGGACAAATGTACAAGATTTAAAAGGAAAATGGTTCGATTGAAATATCGCGGCCTCCACCGTAGCTTACATGCTGGCAGCGAGTCGGCACTCCTTTCACTAATACTGATATCTGTTCCGTTATGGAGCCCAGCAGAGCGGTGACATCGGAGCTTTGCATCGTAAGGTTGGCGTATCTGGAAGAATATACAACACACAGTGAAATAATCGGCCCTTTCCGGTTATCTGACTGATCTCCTCAAAACTCTACCTCATCACAAGGTGGGATTCCGGCAGCCAGGTATGCAGATTCTGGGACAATTTCGCCATAAAGACACTCTTTCCAGCGCCAGTCTTGCCATACACTACCAACGGTTTACCCCGCGCCGACGACAGATACTCCCGCACCCGGTCCGTCGAGCTAAAGTTGGCGCAGTTCTCGTTCAACACGCGGGAATGACGATTCACCTCCTCCAGTTCGCTTAGTAGACGTCGGTCGACTCCATACGTGCAGTGCGGTATCGAGTACTTGCTGACATGCTCATCGATGACGGAATCGATCTCTTGGGACAGACAGGCATCGAGCAGAGTGCCGAACtgttcttgctgctgctgggcgaTGTTGGCCGGGATGCGGATGATGTGCTTTTCGGACAGTTGGTTCTAAGGATGGATGTAAAACGAACGAGTTTGAGCCACTGGTAGAGAatgaaaagcacacaaacatgTGTCCCATGGCACGGATTACCTTCAGGTCGTTCTGGATGTTGGTCAAGCGTCGTcccatttccgcttccgctgAAGACAACCCTTCGGACTTCGGTGCGGCTACAGCACTTTGTATCCAGATGCAACGCTTCGAAAGCTCTTGGCTAATTAGGACTGTGTTGTTTATTTcctgtaagaaaaaaaaaatattgataagTATAATTGatgataatgattttttttatgaataaagttgaattgatttaaattgtaattttgtttaaaaatagcacaaacgGAGCACAAGTACGTGTTGGAAACGTGTTTCATATTTGATAACCAGAAGCATTGTAGCTACTGCccgatagatggcgctaacaaatcaagcaaaatTAAACGGCTTCGAACGAAGAGGAAATCATTCCATCTCCGTTGAGCATTAAATAACCGATATTATCCCATTTTACAGGCAACAAACTataaaagaaacattttaCCTTTCTCTACACTGGATATGACGGTTAGTATGGTTTTACGTTACTTTAAAACACGGTATCCTAGTTATTTCTTACACAAAAAAGCTTTAATCGCGCCTTACTTTGTTTTAAATGTACACATACTCGAATACAGCCCAACCCTCTATGCTCACCTGTTCGACAACGGTGGTTAAGTAGGAATCTCGTAGCTCCTTCGAGAAAATGTCAACCAATGTCTGCAACAACTGGGCCAGCTCTTGCTGCGATTCCTCCGAGCTCATTGGCTGTAATGAAATCATTCGAATTTAAATTAAGGAAATTGACAACTAAACTTATCGGCATATTCCATCCGTTCTACTTTCCACTTACCGGGGCAGCTGTGGCATTTAGTCGGTAGCACGCGGGTTGCGATTTGTCATCAAGCACGTACCACTTCTCCAGGATCGCCCGCTCCGACGGGTTTCGCTCGGCCATCTGCAGGGCCGCCACAAAGTCCTGGCTTTCGATCGTCAGCGGAAGCAACGGATCTCCAAGCGTACCACCGAGGAACAGCACCGGGATAAGGTACGAGTCACACGATTGGCGCGCTATCTCCGCCAAACAGTTGGCGGCGAGATCGTGCCCACCCTGTGCCTCGAGCGGCCCTTTGAACCACTTTTTCACATCCAGGCTGTTACCCTTTGGCTGCAGCACGTGCAGATCGGCCACATGCAGCTCAAACCCGCGGCTCTGGCATTTCTGGTTCAACCCCTTAAACACCTCACGCAGCATCGCTTTCTCCGTTTGGAAGCCTGCGAAACGAGGAATCAGCAAATGTAGTAATCCACAAATCAATTGCATTGCACATCCCTAACCATAGTGGGCGTTTGGACTTCTTTCGAAGCCCCTTCAAACCAACGCACACATTCACGGAACCGGAAAGGGTCAATTCGATCACCGGAGGATATCGTTCATTTGGCCCAGTCGCATGCAAGCGCATCGTAGCGTACCACGAGGCAAGTTccagtaaaaataaaaataaactaactGGCACAAATCGGTACCCGTAATTGACATGAGGGAATCAAATCTAGCGAACGAGCGAGTCCCATCCACCTCAGTGATAGAGCATGCTGCCTGGCGGGTGGAAACAGGAACCAATTGGGATAAAAATAGGTCAGGTCAGGACATGGCTCAATCAGCCGGTTCGGAACCATATTCTAGCACTGACGCTGCTGCTTCACAATATGTTCGCTGCCAATATGCAACCATCCACTCTTCGTACCAGGAACTCGTTTCACCCGAAACGTGCAACATGGTACCTGCAATATTGCTATCATTACAGTGAAGCGCAAAAGCATTAACGTTAGTGGTT encodes:
- the LOC128725698 gene encoding uncharacterized protein LOC128725698; the protein is MGNYCSSGQTKKDKDNVSEKSEESPSYQPADKDKNKSNDVKEAPLAAPEVTSDASGTGQISNSSNATNGCNSSNVAGGAGVEGARVLPKALQNVQSMTLSDSITNSPMTATPPCDIPLVHQNLPQNLTPLYGKPTTNRRTDKYKKIVLYILAADDGFQTEKAMLREVFKGLNQKCQSRGFELHVADLHVLQPKGNSLDVKKWFKGPLEAQGGHDLAANCLAEIARQSCDSYLIPVLFLGGTLGDPLLPLTIESQDFVAALQMAERNPSERAILEKWYVLDDKSQPACYRLNATAAPPMSSEESQQELAQLLQTLVDIFSKELRDSYLTTVVEQEINNTVLISQELSKRCIWIQSAVAAPKSEGLSSAEAEMGRRLTNIQNDLKNQLSEKHIIRIPANIAQQQQEQFGTLLDACLSQEIDSVIDEHVSKYSIPHCTYGVDRRLLSELEEVNRHSRVLNENCANFSSTDRVREYLSSARGKPLVVYGKTGAGKSVFMAKLSQNLHTWLPESHLVMRYANLTMQSSDVTALLGSITEQISVLVKGVPTRCQHTISSYASALKSLLESSKQQITILIDSVDALRDVEDLEWLPVALLDNVKLVLTVSSGGTGQDLASQQGPESQVLQRLRERIGDDGCFLYLTPFTQEQWEDVLCFGGGDIYAANGALQLPECWKKTDEKISIQAKILWWLGWLGITNLSDTSVSHISERVFEILEEKFTAAIVKLIVSLLLASREGLLETEIITLIRNSNLVNGSTTKLWTHFCWKMGPLLLHNKNIVVVDRTLRQVAEKRYEADIKQAHRILHDYYETQPSVYPDKKGKEKSFNYRKFVELPYHAYKLDAPAAESSFSNSPYLTDLAWLQDKLIASGCVHILNDICLVDGATIAGTHVALLKSFVEAHFKALNYDGHQLFSLLRTVLVAERQRVDSPYAGNAVVSQWLDTIDHSTVPYLEKVVLDDAAGEVMEPTDSKPANVGFDLIMNLSIDGYFVISLSTDREEICVWDVAKCRKVRTLTGVPQPSAICPVGEHGVAVLCRREIRIIDLNEGKFRVTLKGVMNQKMPYFGLHDPSHLVCLSRNRMYVNLMNIESGDCVTTFKAGEDRFLNSLLVSGDGRILVCGDETQKPFPLLVWHLSQKKLLYDLRIPHHDFITSLSAITHEGSYVCVVAKELAEPSPNFIVVYDLQSGTLFKKWKPSCNTVSLAISQTNTCVIAGLEDARILIWDLVTGNCRSTLVGHSAPVTLLKLDPTGKILLSTDKEGRDLSIRLWQLDSGNLLAVYTPEERITTCEILSGGTFLALALENHSNLITLKMRSGTGDADANHSAVVYGNAENDGKQFDLKQ